The following coding sequences lie in one Plasmodium knowlesi strain H genome assembly, contig: PKNH_00_57, whole genome shotgun sequence genomic window:
- a CDS encoding SICAvar, type I (fragment), giving the protein GKPCTNNGETLCNQLQCVADKWGVNRQEGKNPTWNRMESDFRTQLTNLLSGMQDQRKQDPDAKYCNHDTNNQKWDESDAHDAANKTACKLVAAGLQHISSIQGSYSVSEKTPYDNQEFKQFVSCLMLRAVAQQMKEKSIICNIQPGIDAAFAKAGAIKKDHCTNNKPCIVCTLDDRTKDELNDCTIPNGKGPHVNVKPKLESLLTGEESNVNKTIQDLLKTDKSGTLCQRLQCLSSKVDALKSQSQSNA; this is encoded by the exons GGTAAACCGTGTACAAACAATGGAGAAACACTCTGTAATCAGCTTCAGTGTGTTGCCGATAAATGGGGAGTAAATAGACAAGAAGGGAAGAACCCCACCTGG AATAGGATGGAGAGCGACTTCAGGACGCAGTTAACGAATTTACTCAGTGGCATGCAGGATCAGAGGAAGCAGGATCCTGATGCCAAATACTGCAACCACGACACGAATAACCAAAAATGGGACGAAAGCGACGCCCATGACGCCGCAAACAAGACTGCTTGCAAACTTGTTGCAGCAGGGCTGCAACATATTTCGAGTATTCAGGGATCCTACTCCGTGAGTGAGAAAACCCCCTATGATAACCAAGAGTTCAAACAATTCGTCTCCTGTTTAATGTTAAGGGCAGTTGCGCagcaaatgaaagaaaaaagtataattTGCAACATACAACCAGGAATAGACGCCGCTTTTGCAAAGGCAGGAGCAATTAAGAAGGACCATTGTACTAACAATAAACCCTGTATTGTTTGCACATTAGACGACAGAACTAAGGACGAGCTCAATGATTGCACCATTCCCAATGGCAAAGGCCCCCATGTGAACGTTAAGCCTAAATTGGAATCATTACTCACAGGAGAGGAGAGCAACGTCAATAAAACCATTCAGGACTTACTCAAAACGGACAAATCCGGCACTCTATGTCAACGTCTTCAATGTTTATCTTCAAAAGTAGATGCACTTAAATCACAATCCCAGAGCAATGCG